Proteins from a single region of Saccharopolyspora pogona:
- a CDS encoding structural protein: MTAPTTEQQPPDGQALEDAAIVAGLAVLLASAATVPPLAAIVALLMRPPKQRGEPKVSRTAATVAARLVLQQRQPPATPTGAAGRQMQRLNIQRRAQFLLAAARRITRQIGTNRSKEAVVKALQAERRYWQQHVEASAKRERAASLVDSTAEREGVRQPATPGGKVGTVVGWHATLDDRTDPDCRAAHGKNFIVERPPRIGLPGAVHPACRCVPVRAYRTRHLVGGGQLPNLPR; the protein is encoded by the coding sequence ATGACCGCACCAACCACCGAGCAGCAGCCACCCGACGGGCAGGCGCTGGAAGACGCTGCGATCGTCGCCGGCCTGGCCGTGCTGTTGGCATCCGCTGCAACAGTCCCGCCGCTGGCCGCGATCGTGGCGCTGCTCATGCGCCCGCCGAAACAACGCGGCGAGCCGAAGGTGTCCCGCACCGCGGCCACGGTCGCAGCCCGCTTGGTCCTACAACAGAGGCAGCCCCCCGCCACGCCAACCGGCGCTGCGGGGAGACAGATGCAGCGGCTCAACATCCAACGCAGAGCCCAGTTTTTGCTGGCTGCGGCCCGCAGGATCACCCGCCAGATCGGCACAAACCGATCGAAAGAGGCAGTGGTCAAGGCATTGCAGGCTGAGCGCCGGTATTGGCAGCAGCACGTCGAGGCGTCTGCGAAGCGGGAGCGGGCTGCCTCTCTCGTTGACTCGACCGCCGAGCGTGAAGGCGTACGGCAGCCCGCCACTCCAGGCGGGAAGGTCGGCACCGTCGTCGGCTGGCATGCCACGCTCGACGACCGAACAGACCCGGACTGTCGGGCGGCACATGGCAAAAACTTCATCGTTGAACGCCCGCCGCGAATAGGGCTTCCAGGGGCTGTGCACCCGGCGTGCCGCTGTGTCCCGGTCAGGGCCTATCGCACAAGACATCTGGTCGGCGGCGGCCAACTCCCCAACCTGCCGCGCTGA
- a CDS encoding phage major capsid protein, translated as MTTKVVSSFDGPRVTVNDFIKDPLRIRDMVYNMLDQGFLADAILRNGGINQSGAVRFNESTPLYADDGAEIRAEFAEVPVISTSVGDPRVVFVSERAVAITVSDEEQRRQVLDPVTRRLQQAKNTMIQSWDDAFLNTLLTNAGISTVTATAAWAGASVDIRRDINAARKAVETAVSAQGAQFGFAADTLVVNRTTKFDLLNSDQFNNPIYQGNLADENLKYTGKLPNQIMGLDVVVSPRVPTGKAIVCQRNVMGFISDELPLRATPMYRDEPRKMWRADVQRASAIGIDQPKAICVINNV; from the coding sequence ATGACCACCAAGGTTGTGAGCAGCTTTGACGGCCCCCGGGTCACAGTCAATGACTTCATCAAGGACCCGTTGCGCATCCGCGACATGGTCTACAACATGCTGGACCAGGGGTTCTTGGCGGACGCGATCCTACGTAACGGCGGAATCAACCAGAGCGGCGCGGTGAGATTCAACGAGTCCACCCCGCTGTACGCCGACGACGGCGCCGAGATCCGCGCAGAGTTCGCCGAGGTTCCCGTGATCAGCACCTCGGTTGGCGACCCGCGCGTGGTGTTCGTCTCCGAGCGCGCCGTGGCCATCACCGTCTCCGACGAGGAGCAGCGCCGCCAGGTTCTCGACCCCGTCACCCGAAGGCTTCAGCAAGCCAAGAACACCATGATCCAAAGCTGGGATGATGCGTTCTTGAACACGCTGCTGACTAACGCGGGCATCAGCACGGTAACCGCGACAGCGGCGTGGGCAGGCGCGTCGGTGGACATCCGCAGGGACATCAACGCCGCCCGCAAGGCCGTGGAGACTGCGGTGTCCGCCCAGGGCGCCCAGTTCGGATTCGCTGCCGACACGCTGGTGGTCAACAGGACGACCAAGTTCGACCTGCTGAACAGCGACCAGTTCAACAACCCCATCTACCAGGGCAACCTCGCCGACGAAAACCTGAAGTACACCGGCAAACTGCCGAACCAGATCATGGGCCTCGACGTCGTGGTATCCCCGCGGGTTCCAACAGGCAAAGCGATCGTGTGCCAGCGCAACGTCATGGGGTTCATCAGCGACGAGCTGCCGTTACGGGCGACTCCGATGTACCGGGATGAGCCCCGGAAGATGTGGCGGGCGGACGTG
- a CDS encoding phage portal protein family protein, with product MAATNGVRLTEQERKRLAGPPLANPFDQYDRLFPDWRGGDVFAYDWDNRQLKEMLARSGKARSVEQVLTLPLRSAKWEIKGSGEVADFVRTVLGDKLNAVIDQMTAGCTYKKQFFELVWSLDGGRVVLDEIAWRPPVSCEAAFDDKTGRPTGFRQRMAHPGGMVVTAEGLNTTPGYVRIPANRAFVYTHGTHREPLYGVSDMDVAFWCWETQQKILFLWCQYLERQALPNVIAYGNDPTEADKNAEVIAEMKSGGVMGMSRSGDPTAKVFEILESSGKGADQFIAAIRYFDEMMPTSVLAGFTELASAAARGRGSYALSVDQSEFFLSSRQAVADEMAQAVNNGLIKPLVTYNFGLINRADMPTLSIGPLANKDTDRALEMLQSIIAAPQLNVPGEFVDQLVKSTASYLGLNEQTVVDALDKFAAQRDEQLKQQQAQGLNQPRQAPPGTPEPVARLGNAVQGAAAMVTHKAA from the coding sequence ATGGCAGCGACAAACGGTGTGCGGCTCACCGAGCAGGAGCGGAAGCGGCTCGCGGGTCCGCCGCTGGCCAACCCGTTCGACCAGTACGACAGGTTGTTCCCGGATTGGCGAGGCGGGGACGTCTTCGCCTACGACTGGGACAACCGGCAGCTCAAGGAGATGTTGGCCCGGTCGGGCAAGGCGCGCAGTGTCGAGCAGGTGCTGACGCTGCCGTTGCGCAGCGCGAAGTGGGAGATCAAGGGCAGCGGCGAGGTCGCCGACTTCGTGCGCACCGTGCTCGGCGACAAGCTCAACGCGGTGATCGACCAGATGACGGCCGGCTGCACCTACAAGAAACAGTTCTTCGAGCTGGTGTGGTCGCTCGACGGCGGCCGGGTGGTGCTCGATGAGATCGCGTGGCGCCCGCCGGTGTCCTGCGAAGCCGCGTTTGACGACAAGACCGGCCGCCCCACGGGGTTCCGGCAGCGCATGGCGCACCCCGGCGGGATGGTGGTCACCGCCGAGGGCCTGAACACGACCCCGGGCTACGTGCGGATCCCCGCGAACCGGGCGTTCGTCTACACCCACGGCACCCACCGGGAGCCGCTGTACGGGGTGTCGGACATGGACGTGGCCTTCTGGTGTTGGGAAACCCAGCAGAAGATCCTGTTCCTCTGGTGCCAGTACTTGGAGAGGCAGGCCCTGCCCAACGTCATCGCCTACGGCAACGATCCCACCGAGGCTGACAAGAACGCCGAGGTCATTGCGGAGATGAAGTCGGGCGGTGTGATGGGCATGTCTCGGTCTGGTGACCCGACCGCGAAGGTCTTCGAGATCCTGGAGTCCAGCGGGAAGGGCGCGGACCAGTTCATCGCGGCGATCCGCTACTTCGACGAGATGATGCCCACGAGCGTCCTTGCTGGGTTCACCGAGCTGGCGTCGGCGGCGGCGCGCGGTCGGGGCAGCTACGCGCTCAGCGTCGACCAGTCCGAATTTTTCTTGTCGTCCCGGCAGGCTGTGGCCGATGAGATGGCGCAGGCGGTCAACAACGGGCTGATCAAGCCGCTGGTGACGTACAACTTCGGGCTGATCAACAGGGCCGACATGCCGACGTTGAGCATCGGTCCGCTGGCGAACAAGGACACGGACCGCGCGTTGGAGATGCTGCAGTCCATCATCGCCGCGCCGCAGCTCAACGTCCCAGGTGAGTTTGTTGACCAACTCGTCAAGTCCACTGCGTCCTACCTCGGTTTGAACGAGCAGACCGTGGTGGATGCGCTGGATAAGTTCGCGGCTCAGCGGGATGAGCAGCTCAAGCAGCAGCAGGCCCAGGGGCTGAATCAGCCTCGCCAGGCGCCGCCGGGGACACCGGAACCAGTGGCGCGGTTGGGTAACGCTGTGCAGGGCGCTGCGGCGATGGTGACGCACAAGGCGGCGTGA
- a CDS encoding ParA family protein has product MAYKVAVCQNKGGVGKTNEVINLAVGLVVEHDLRVRVVDLDPQSDASAALGFEVDGPEDDAITVLEVIERAWRQHRLVTGTAADAIQQCRWDVPWRDKLTFIPSRFDLEDAHVVMPNRDAFLRLRAGMEGTDDDVDVLIYDCPPSLGILPQMAWADSDDVLLVTQPSFRSYRGLFRTHAQLLYVREQLLVPDLDYVGLIINGHRSGTQNHKYWERRIVEEFASGQNEGKHWGTVPLRARLARLDDELLPVALMPETDAKERELKAELTGFYRPAVDRLHKFATTTVTEEV; this is encoded by the coding sequence ATGGCATATAAAGTCGCCGTCTGCCAGAACAAGGGCGGAGTCGGCAAAACTAACGAGGTGATCAACCTCGCGGTGGGCCTGGTTGTGGAGCATGACCTGCGCGTACGGGTCGTTGACCTCGACCCTCAGTCGGATGCATCGGCAGCGCTGGGTTTCGAGGTTGATGGTCCCGAGGATGACGCGATCACAGTGCTGGAGGTGATCGAGCGTGCGTGGCGGCAACACCGCCTGGTCACGGGCACGGCCGCCGACGCGATCCAGCAGTGCCGGTGGGATGTGCCGTGGCGGGACAAGCTCACGTTCATCCCGTCGCGCTTCGACCTGGAAGACGCGCATGTCGTCATGCCCAACCGCGACGCTTTCCTGCGGCTGCGGGCGGGCATGGAGGGCACCGACGACGACGTGGATGTGCTGATCTACGACTGCCCGCCCAGCCTGGGCATCCTGCCGCAGATGGCGTGGGCCGACAGCGACGACGTGCTGCTCGTGACCCAACCCTCGTTCCGAAGCTACCGGGGCCTGTTCCGTACGCACGCCCAGCTGCTCTACGTGCGGGAGCAGCTGCTCGTGCCGGATCTGGACTACGTCGGGCTGATCATCAACGGTCACCGGTCCGGCACCCAGAACCACAAGTACTGGGAGCGGCGGATTGTCGAGGAGTTCGCGAGCGGGCAGAACGAGGGCAAGCATTGGGGCACTGTGCCGCTTCGGGCCCGGCTTGCCCGCCTGGACGACGAGCTGCTGCCAGTCGCTCTCATGCCGGAGACCGATGCCAAAGAACGTGAGCTGAAAGCCGAGTTGACGGGGTTCTACCGGCCGGCTGTTGATCGTTTGCACAAGTTCGCTACCACCACTGTTACCGAGGAGGTCTGA
- a CDS encoding helix-turn-helix transcriptional regulator has translation MQHLLGQAEIGALLGVSRQRVYQLTCQDDFPAPEVTLAMGSVWRTEDVRRWARAHGRTLPGDEPSP, from the coding sequence ATGCAACACCTGCTGGGACAAGCGGAAATCGGCGCACTTCTGGGCGTCAGCCGCCAGCGCGTCTACCAGCTGACCTGCCAGGACGATTTCCCCGCGCCGGAGGTGACGCTGGCAATGGGCTCGGTATGGCGCACCGAAGACGTACGCCGCTGGGCTCGCGCGCACGGCAGAACCCTGCCCGGCGACGAACCATCCCCCTAG
- a CDS encoding GntR family transcriptional regulator: MAARHDVAEFYRQRIRDGELKPGDPLPPVRQLADEHEISVYAARSVLSELRIAGYTLTTQRGSFVADRPTGVDSPQDRIRRAIRTGTTGAEREMQDVISAQIVTPTHYEAGHVAEIYDQDPKDQVVRREYTISKAGKVMALHVDWYPTRYAAMVTDLLSTRSTTGGALLTQIETALGQTVVHGRDAVRGRAADQREANALQIPVGTPILAGAHVWTTADDTIVVYGEWCIPPDVEAGWDYDLERS, translated from the coding sequence ATGGCAGCCAGACATGACGTCGCCGAGTTCTACCGACAGCGAATCAGGGATGGAGAGCTCAAACCGGGAGATCCACTTCCTCCCGTGCGGCAGCTCGCTGACGAGCACGAGATCAGCGTCTACGCCGCTCGATCCGTCCTCTCCGAACTCCGCATCGCCGGATACACCCTCACCACGCAACGAGGCTCGTTCGTCGCCGACCGCCCGACCGGCGTCGATTCCCCCCAGGACCGGATACGGCGCGCTATCCGCACCGGAACCACCGGCGCCGAACGGGAAATGCAGGACGTGATCTCCGCACAGATCGTCACACCCACCCACTACGAGGCAGGCCACGTCGCGGAGATTTACGACCAGGACCCGAAAGACCAGGTCGTACGCAGGGAATACACCATCTCGAAGGCCGGCAAGGTCATGGCCTTGCACGTCGACTGGTACCCCACCCGCTACGCCGCGATGGTCACCGATTTGCTGTCCACCCGGTCCACTACGGGCGGCGCACTGCTCACCCAGATCGAAACCGCACTTGGGCAAACCGTTGTGCATGGTCGCGACGCCGTACGAGGACGCGCCGCCGACCAGCGCGAAGCCAATGCGCTTCAGATCCCGGTCGGCACGCCGATCCTTGCCGGAGCACACGTGTGGACTACCGCTGACGACACGATCGTCGTCTACGGCGAGTGGTGCATCCCTCCCGACGTCGAGGCGGGATGGGATTACGACCTCGAACGCAGCTGA